The following proteins come from a genomic window of Mycolicibacterium rufum:
- a CDS encoding chemotaxis protein CheB produces MSDPRDRRLRGVVAVGASAGGVEALTRVAEGLPGDLPYAVLMALHLPRHAPSVLADIVDRRTALPAVAAQDGMKLEPGRIYVAVPGHHLLTQDHHIVLSTGPTESGHSPALNALFRSAALAFGPRAIAVLLSGVLDDGVLGLAAIRSQGGTTVCQTPEDALFPDMPNNALRAGVVDHTVSAADVGPLLRKLAAEEVRPPRRTPDPSLATENQIAMSDRFQSAGESESFPEPTGFICPDCKGSLQAAGDAHFRCHVGHAWTADALLSARDREVESAIWVAVRSLTEKSRLAHQLAEKATSIVVQQRYSDMAAETDKALAVLRERLALVEDGFRTPDD; encoded by the coding sequence ATGAGCGACCCACGAGATCGCCGACTTCGCGGCGTCGTCGCTGTGGGCGCCTCGGCGGGGGGCGTCGAAGCGCTCACTCGCGTGGCCGAAGGGCTGCCGGGCGATCTGCCCTACGCGGTGCTGATGGCGTTGCACCTCCCCCGTCATGCGCCCAGTGTGCTGGCCGATATCGTCGACCGCCGCACCGCGCTGCCCGCCGTGGCCGCGCAAGACGGCATGAAACTCGAACCGGGCCGGATCTACGTCGCCGTCCCGGGACACCACCTGCTCACCCAGGATCACCACATCGTGCTGTCGACCGGTCCCACCGAGAGCGGTCACAGCCCGGCGCTCAACGCCCTGTTCCGCTCGGCGGCGCTGGCATTCGGCCCCCGCGCCATCGCGGTGCTGCTGTCGGGTGTGCTCGACGACGGCGTGCTCGGTCTCGCGGCCATCCGATCGCAGGGCGGCACCACGGTGTGTCAGACACCCGAGGATGCGCTGTTCCCGGACATGCCGAACAACGCGCTGCGCGCGGGCGTGGTCGATCACACGGTGTCCGCCGCCGACGTGGGCCCGCTGCTGCGGAAACTCGCGGCCGAAGAGGTACGTCCGCCGCGGCGGACGCCCGACCCCAGCCTGGCGACCGAGAACCAGATCGCGATGTCCGACCGTTTCCAATCCGCGGGCGAGTCCGAGAGCTTCCCCGAACCGACGGGGTTCATCTGTCCCGATTGCAAGGGCTCGCTGCAAGCCGCGGGCGACGCGCATTTCCGCTGCCATGTCGGCCATGCGTGGACCGCTGATGCCTTGCTGTCTGCACGCGACCGCGAGGTGGAGAGCGCGATCTGGGTGGCGGTACGCAGTCTGACCGAGAAGTCGCGACTGGCCCATCAACTGGCCGAGAAGGCCACGTCGATCGTTGTGCAGCAACGGTATTCGGATATGGCCGCTGAGAC
- a CDS encoding glycosyltransferase, whose product MRLAVVGDLLGRADGRYDLESLAGALTRRGHEVRVLTASPVAAEVAAGGHRLIPIPVDVTDRQRPEDLMPMIGEMGRFLIDDWSQDPPDAVHCHGWAYGMAAQLAAKHRPVPIVQAFHQLTTREQGHPGAPAMNGTAVKLETLLARNATAVTTACTDEMDEVIRMGCPRARVSVLPSGVDVDAYSLDGDVAARGRERHRIVALAQDFSPDQGLEQVLAVLPSLPAAELVVIAGGDGARRLLAAAERLGVSARVHVVVTTEDREIASWLRSADVAVCPALYDPDARAVLRAMACGATVVATEAGGPRDAVIADVTGLLVPPRNAAALSRALRSVLGQNVLRQGMGLAGRARARSRYSWDRVSTDAEVAFEAAARRALATSA is encoded by the coding sequence ATGAGACTGGCGGTGGTGGGCGATCTGCTCGGGCGTGCGGACGGGCGGTACGACCTCGAGAGCTTGGCGGGCGCCCTGACGCGCCGGGGTCACGAGGTGCGTGTGCTGACCGCATCGCCGGTGGCGGCCGAGGTCGCCGCGGGCGGACATCGCTTGATCCCGATCCCCGTCGACGTGACCGATCGCCAACGTCCCGAGGACCTCATGCCGATGATCGGCGAGATGGGTCGATTCCTGATCGACGATTGGTCGCAGGACCCGCCCGACGCCGTGCACTGTCACGGCTGGGCGTACGGGATGGCGGCACAACTGGCCGCCAAGCACCGCCCGGTCCCGATTGTGCAGGCCTTCCACCAGTTGACGACCCGGGAGCAGGGACATCCGGGCGCGCCGGCGATGAACGGCACGGCCGTCAAGCTGGAGACGCTGCTGGCGCGCAACGCGACCGCGGTGACCACCGCCTGCACCGATGAGATGGACGAGGTCATCCGCATGGGCTGCCCGCGGGCACGGGTCAGCGTGCTGCCGTCCGGCGTCGATGTCGACGCCTACAGTCTCGACGGAGACGTCGCGGCCCGCGGCCGCGAGCGTCACCGGATCGTCGCGCTCGCGCAGGACTTCTCGCCGGACCAAGGCCTCGAGCAGGTCCTTGCGGTGCTCCCCTCCCTACCCGCTGCCGAATTGGTGGTCATCGCCGGCGGTGACGGCGCCCGACGGCTGCTCGCCGCAGCGGAGCGACTGGGGGTGAGCGCTCGCGTCCACGTGGTGGTCACCACCGAGGATCGCGAGATCGCCTCCTGGTTGCGGTCCGCCGACGTCGCGGTCTGTCCGGCTCTGTACGACCCGGACGCGCGGGCGGTGTTGCGGGCCATGGCGTGTGGCGCCACGGTCGTCGCCACCGAGGCCGGTGGACCACGCGACGCGGTCATCGCCGACGTGACGGGGTTGCTGGTGCCGCCCCGAAATGCGGCGGCGCTGAGCCGTGCGCTCCGGTCGGTTCTCGGTCAGAACGTCCTGCGGCAGGGGATGGGACTGGCCGGGCGGGCCAGGGCGCGGTCGCGCTACTCCTGGGACCGCGTGTCCACCGATGCCGAGGTGGCGTTCGAAGCGGCCGCGCGCCGCGCGCTGGCCACCTCCGCCTGA